A section of the Rhizobium sp. SSA_523 genome encodes:
- a CDS encoding AsmA-like C-terminal region-containing protein — protein MTTFRLGRNVIRPALVGAAVLLVLILSFRVIAPVLISSALVRDQMESAVEAWLGHDVVIDGTPQLQFWPRPLITMPDLTIRQEDRDGAEVLGQVASLSARFSLLDALWGAPTFRDFTLTGPDITIRLNAEGRFNWSSNGLLGLAVHRAAADEPLTPDETATVIGDVTILDGRLHLYDQSDHALLLEAVNGSLIWPTLGSAAQVKISAQVKGQTVNLDLSSPQPMQLLGGRTASLTAGVSSALLSGSFDGTADLATYAFFSGALSLTIPKFDALTRWTSIPVHTADRLTDLSLTAQLATMGNVLRFDTLKVKANGTQGHGVMDLVMASGDAPPRVTGTLAFDRLDLWTLVTALCEDLREPEGQASEAMAAAARHDRQLGLDVRFSASEARLGSLSLSNAAVSVLSGPERTQIEILDSDLLTGSLTAQLQMQSPPQKTLSSPAGQPRSDAETVRGLSSKVRLSVRGVNLASLAGPLGLTGPTIDAPASLDLALSTQGLIIDPLGQDIAGTVKLTASGGEIRNLDLAQIRSLSANGTYFSLDEASGDNTVFDTLTLEAKIAAGSAELQTADLESADQRLSLSGVIAYLSRSLALSARLSDPSNAQPPLDLFIGGAWPNPVIWPVTPESPSSGRP, from the coding sequence ATGACGACATTTCGACTTGGCAGAAACGTCATTCGCCCTGCGCTTGTGGGCGCAGCCGTTCTTCTCGTGCTGATCCTGTCCTTCCGCGTGATCGCCCCGGTCCTCATCTCCTCCGCCCTCGTGCGCGATCAGATGGAATCGGCGGTCGAGGCCTGGCTGGGGCATGACGTGGTGATCGACGGAACACCGCAATTGCAGTTCTGGCCGCGGCCGCTCATCACCATGCCGGATCTCACCATCCGCCAGGAAGATCGCGATGGCGCCGAAGTCCTGGGACAGGTGGCGTCGCTCTCCGCCCGGTTCAGCCTTCTCGACGCTTTATGGGGCGCGCCGACCTTCCGCGATTTCACGCTCACCGGCCCGGACATCACCATCAGGCTGAATGCCGAGGGCCGCTTCAACTGGAGCAGCAACGGCCTGCTGGGCCTGGCGGTGCATCGTGCTGCGGCCGACGAACCGCTGACGCCGGACGAAACCGCCACCGTGATCGGCGACGTCACCATCCTCGATGGGCGGCTTCATCTCTACGACCAGAGCGACCACGCGCTTCTCCTGGAAGCGGTGAATGGCAGCCTGATCTGGCCGACGCTCGGATCGGCCGCGCAGGTGAAGATCAGTGCGCAGGTGAAGGGGCAGACGGTCAATCTCGACCTGTCGTCGCCACAGCCGATGCAGCTCCTCGGCGGGCGCACCGCCTCGCTGACCGCCGGGGTAAGCTCCGCCCTGCTCTCCGGCAGCTTCGACGGCACGGCCGATCTCGCCACCTACGCCTTCTTCTCCGGTGCGCTCAGCCTGACAATCCCCAAATTCGATGCCCTGACCCGCTGGACATCTATACCCGTTCATACCGCGGATCGCTTGACCGACCTGTCGCTGACCGCACAGCTGGCGACCATGGGCAATGTCCTGCGGTTCGACACGCTGAAGGTGAAGGCGAACGGCACGCAGGGCCATGGCGTCATGGACCTGGTCATGGCCAGCGGCGATGCCCCGCCCCGGGTGACCGGAACGCTCGCCTTCGACAGGCTCGACCTGTGGACGCTGGTCACGGCGCTCTGCGAGGATCTGCGCGAGCCCGAGGGCCAGGCCAGCGAAGCCATGGCCGCGGCCGCACGGCACGATCGGCAGCTGGGCCTTGATGTCCGCTTTTCCGCCAGCGAGGCGCGGCTCGGCAGTCTTTCGCTCAGCAATGCCGCCGTGAGCGTGCTGTCCGGGCCGGAGCGGACACAGATCGAGATCCTCGACAGCGATCTTCTCACCGGATCGCTGACGGCGCAGTTGCAGATGCAGTCGCCGCCGCAGAAGACCCTATCCTCCCCCGCCGGCCAGCCGAGATCGGATGCGGAGACGGTGCGCGGCTTGTCGAGCAAGGTCCGGCTATCGGTACGCGGCGTCAATCTTGCAAGCCTTGCCGGCCCGCTCGGCCTCACCGGGCCGACGATCGATGCCCCCGCCTCTCTCGACCTTGCTTTGTCCACGCAAGGCCTGATCATCGATCCTTTGGGCCAGGACATCGCCGGCACCGTAAAGCTGACGGCGAGTGGCGGGGAGATCCGCAACCTCGATCTGGCGCAGATTCGATCGCTTTCCGCGAACGGCACCTATTTCTCCCTCGATGAGGCGAGTGGCGACAATACGGTCTTCGATACGCTCACGCTCGAGGCGAAGATCGCGGCCGGCAGCGCCGAATTGCAGACGGCCGATCTGGAAAGCGCGGATCAGAGGCTGAGCCTCTCCGGTGTCATCGCCTATCTCTCGCGCAGCCTGGCTTTGTCCGCCCGGCTATCCGACCCGAGCAATGCGCAACCGCCGCTCGACCTCTTTATCGGCGGCGCCTGGCCCAATCCCGTCATATGGCCGGTGACGCCCGAGAGCCCGTCATCCGGCAGACCGTGA
- a CDS encoding iron ABC transporter permease, producing the protein MIASVMVAAIAAMPVCAVFVIALTGGTGDLQHIVATVLPRASLRTLLLVIMTGLCTCLFGIVTAWLVTSFRFPLRRLLSVALVLPLAIPSYIGAYTFVEFLDFTGPVQSLYRSLLGFQSARDYWFFDVRSLGGAVLIMASVLYPYVYLACRSSFLMQGRTAGDVARTLGSGPLRTMLRVQLPMARPAIVIGLTLVTMETLNDIGAVEYLGVNTLTFSIYDTWLNRGSLPGAAQLALVLLGFVAVLMAIERLARRRQRFSASRTTGLVHDQLRPRLKGPAAWLALLACALPVALGFLLPFLMLVSYALRRLDLIYDPRLIKALVNSVTVSGAAALATVVIGFLLAYAARTETQRLAGAAGRLASLGYGMPGTVLAIGVLIPLAHFDNALDGVMRSHFGLSTGLLLSGTGFAIFYACTVRFLTMAEGTVEAGFQKLSPHLDMAARTLGRNRLQTLIGVLLPNMRPALLTAGLFVFVESMKELSATILLRPFNFNTLATLIYEDASRAQIENASIASLIVVLVGLVPVILVSRSLER; encoded by the coding sequence ATGATCGCCTCGGTCATGGTCGCCGCCATTGCCGCAATGCCGGTCTGCGCTGTCTTCGTCATCGCACTGACCGGCGGCACCGGCGATCTGCAGCACATCGTCGCCACTGTCCTGCCGCGCGCCAGCCTCCGAACCCTGCTGCTGGTCATCATGACGGGGCTTTGCACCTGCCTGTTCGGCATCGTCACCGCCTGGCTGGTCACCTCCTTCCGCTTTCCCCTGCGCCGGCTGCTCTCGGTGGCCCTGGTTCTGCCGCTTGCCATTCCCTCCTATATCGGCGCCTATACATTCGTGGAGTTTCTGGATTTCACCGGCCCGGTGCAGAGCCTGTATCGCAGCCTGCTCGGCTTCCAATCCGCGCGCGATTACTGGTTTTTCGATGTCCGCTCGCTCGGCGGAGCGGTGCTGATCATGGCCTCGGTCCTTTACCCATATGTCTATCTCGCCTGCCGCTCGAGCTTTCTGATGCAGGGGCGAACGGCCGGCGACGTGGCCCGCACGCTGGGCTCCGGGCCGCTGCGCACCATGCTGCGCGTGCAATTGCCCATGGCGCGGCCGGCCATTGTCATCGGCCTGACGCTGGTGACGATGGAAACGCTGAATGACATCGGCGCGGTCGAATATCTCGGCGTCAACACGCTGACCTTCTCGATCTACGATACCTGGCTCAATCGCGGCAGCCTGCCGGGTGCCGCACAGCTCGCTCTGGTTCTTCTGGGCTTTGTTGCGGTGCTGATGGCGATCGAGCGTCTGGCCCGAAGGCGGCAACGCTTTTCCGCCAGCCGGACGACAGGCCTGGTGCATGACCAGTTGCGCCCGAGGCTGAAAGGCCCCGCCGCCTGGCTTGCCCTCCTGGCCTGCGCGCTGCCCGTGGCGCTCGGCTTCCTGCTGCCTTTCCTGATGCTGGTCAGCTATGCGCTCCGACGGCTGGACCTGATTTACGATCCACGCCTGATCAAGGCTCTGGTGAACAGCGTGACCGTCTCCGGCGCCGCAGCGCTGGCCACTGTCGTCATCGGCTTCTTGCTTGCCTATGCGGCGCGGACCGAGACTCAGCGGCTGGCGGGAGCCGCGGGACGCCTGGCCTCGCTCGGCTATGGCATGCCGGGCACGGTTCTCGCCATCGGCGTCCTGATCCCGCTGGCGCATTTCGACAATGCCCTGGATGGCGTGATGCGCAGCCATTTCGGCCTCTCGACCGGCCTTCTTTTGTCCGGCACCGGCTTTGCCATTTTCTACGCCTGCACGGTGCGGTTCCTGACCATGGCGGAGGGCACGGTGGAGGCTGGCTTCCAGAAGCTATCGCCGCATCTCGACATGGCGGCCAGAACGCTTGGCCGCAACCGGCTGCAGACCCTGATCGGCGTGCTGCTGCCGAACATGCGCCCGGCCCTCTTGACCGCCGGCCTCTTCGTCTTCGTCGAAAGCATGAAGGAACTCTCCGCAACCATTCTGCTGCGCCCCTTCAACTTCAACACCTTGGCCACGCTGATCTATGAGGATGCCTCGCGGGCGCAAATCGAAAACGCCTCCATAGCCTCGCTGATCGTCGTTCTGGTCGGCCTCGTGCCAGTCATCCTGGTCTCCCGCTCGCTGGAGCGCTGA
- a CDS encoding ATP-binding protein gives MSSVQYPFIDLAVHERIRSHFAAGKALVLFSADMAEILWANGRGARLFGRASIYDLIEHGADRGNLTFRQALSTARGLTAVGDSRSFIMRMTEGFERVAVTAVCERIGLPDGEAILLAAPAQASETDIAACSRQMLEGFDDPQTHIAVLDGEGAVISASQGFAALQLTPQTLRMLVNLAGGERDRLVKRPVPTASGYLPGAIARLSDQPALNLVFLVQPEPGTAAAPPSANQGPEVPAVAAGAPVPDAEAVLPDAGPDDGFTEALQAISAIDEMDDGLFEEAALPEPPLDAADAALPSHTDAGGSTGPTAQSTEISTPDAPVAATGQDPATKDAVSSAELAPIFAEPEVSGPEDSGPEISEPELSGPELSEREHGDRDGEQNSVEPDVAQPAMEAQPRAAAPSFRPDMRATRFVWKIDAEGRFREISPELAAAVGPHAAEVVGLAFTDVAALFNLDPEGKLSELLGRRDTWSGKTIRWPIEGTSLVVPIDLAALPTYTRNRDFDGFRGFGIIRMADLQEDPHAVGLTLVAGEVVEDVFNDEDLPAAEPEAPQAEPAVPETEDEETAAASSAPDEATALAFPGQSEDREPSETGFAAQTAEALPPSSLTEEEAPGPAEEAPGSGEIDAVTAEEDVAAEEDFTAEEDVEAETDVEAPAAYPPFHLPEDAEADLPDETALSDVSDASPSPSEEDDLPDDLTQGAVETAEEDEEQDADEETDPTAPADAPRHAEPLVEKPALRIVTSPGRRHSDKVVRLEERRNQQIDQLSPSEQANFREIARRLDAFRQGLDATPADKVADKAAAEAAADQDTGRPANADRDDAVPADGTAEEMTRAAGAADEPDSAGEAVTPAVVDEADATPAHAAEAGGEMGGETGEEAAGETGEEAGKEDTGKEDTGGEADEPFSIEQAYAEAIPLRPRPQLSPHNIDQMPVALLVHAGDRLMHANPEFLRLTGYDTLDALVAVGGLDALLQRQDLEDKTANAGGMVLVRADDAVIPVTARLQSVRWDGATALILALMPAGDPPSEDSEPPFDVEAAEKHKAQQADEVSRLMVEVDELRAILDTATDGVVILGSDGDIRSMNRAASALFNYDSDETTGKPFVMLFAHESQKLVMDYLASLTGHGVASLLNDGRDVIGREASGGFVPLFMTIGHLTSSSGYCAVIRDITQWKRTEEELRSAKRAAETASAHKTEFLAHVSHEIRTPLNAIIGFADMMATERLGPVGHPRYVEYANDIGRSGRHVLDIVNDLLDISKIEAGEMDLDFASVGLNETVAEAVSLVQPQANGQRVIIRTALSQSVPPVVADLRSIKQIVLNILSNAIRFTPSGGQIVVSTAYEANGSVVLRVRDTGIGMTRAELDMAMKPFRQVAGAGRKRGDGTGLGLPLTKAMVDANRATFSIHSAPNEGTLVEITFPSPRVLAN, from the coding sequence ATGTCCTCTGTGCAGTATCCATTTATCGACCTCGCCGTTCACGAGCGGATCCGCAGCCATTTCGCTGCGGGCAAGGCGCTCGTGCTGTTTTCGGCCGACATGGCAGAGATTCTCTGGGCCAATGGCCGCGGTGCCCGGCTGTTCGGCCGCGCCTCGATCTATGATCTGATCGAGCATGGCGCCGATCGCGGCAATCTGACATTCCGACAGGCTTTGTCGACGGCGCGCGGCCTTACCGCAGTGGGCGATAGCCGCAGCTTCATCATGCGCATGACCGAGGGTTTTGAGCGCGTTGCCGTAACAGCAGTCTGCGAGCGGATCGGCCTGCCGGATGGCGAGGCGATCCTGCTTGCCGCCCCGGCACAGGCTTCCGAGACGGATATCGCTGCCTGCTCCCGCCAGATGCTGGAAGGGTTCGACGACCCGCAGACCCATATTGCCGTTTTGGATGGCGAGGGCGCGGTCATTTCCGCCTCGCAAGGCTTTGCCGCCCTTCAATTGACGCCGCAGACCTTGCGCATGCTGGTGAACCTTGCCGGCGGCGAGCGCGACCGGCTCGTCAAGCGACCTGTGCCGACGGCATCGGGCTATCTTCCCGGCGCCATCGCCCGATTGTCGGACCAGCCGGCGCTCAACCTCGTCTTTCTCGTGCAGCCGGAGCCGGGAACCGCAGCCGCTCCGCCCTCTGCCAATCAGGGCCCCGAAGTGCCGGCTGTCGCGGCAGGGGCACCCGTCCCGGACGCAGAGGCCGTTTTGCCCGATGCCGGTCCGGATGATGGCTTTACCGAGGCGCTGCAGGCAATCTCCGCCATAGATGAAATGGATGACGGGCTTTTCGAGGAAGCGGCCCTTCCCGAGCCGCCGCTGGACGCCGCGGATGCGGCTCTGCCAAGTCATACCGATGCGGGTGGGTCGACCGGCCCGACCGCGCAAAGCACCGAGATATCGACGCCTGACGCCCCTGTTGCGGCGACCGGCCAGGATCCGGCGACCAAGGACGCGGTCTCCTCTGCCGAACTTGCCCCCATCTTTGCCGAGCCAGAGGTTTCGGGGCCAGAGGATTCCGGGCCAGAGATTTCCGAGCCGGAGCTTTCCGGGCCGGAGCTTTCCGAACGCGAGCATGGCGACCGGGATGGCGAGCAGAATTCCGTCGAACCGGATGTCGCGCAACCGGCTATGGAGGCGCAGCCGCGTGCCGCCGCGCCTTCCTTCCGTCCGGACATGCGGGCGACACGCTTTGTCTGGAAGATCGATGCCGAAGGCCGTTTCCGCGAGATTTCGCCGGAACTTGCGGCCGCTGTCGGGCCACATGCCGCGGAAGTGGTGGGCCTGGCCTTTACCGATGTGGCGGCGCTGTTCAATCTCGATCCGGAAGGCAAGCTGTCCGAGCTTCTCGGCCGGCGCGATACCTGGTCCGGCAAGACGATCCGCTGGCCCATCGAGGGCACATCGCTGGTGGTGCCGATCGATCTGGCCGCCTTGCCAACCTATACGCGCAATCGTGATTTCGACGGCTTTCGCGGTTTCGGCATTATCCGCATGGCGGATCTGCAGGAGGATCCCCACGCCGTCGGGCTGACACTGGTTGCCGGCGAGGTGGTGGAGGATGTCTTCAATGACGAGGATCTGCCAGCCGCAGAGCCTGAGGCGCCGCAGGCAGAACCCGCCGTGCCGGAGACAGAGGATGAGGAGACGGCCGCTGCGTCTTCCGCCCCCGACGAGGCCACGGCTCTTGCCTTCCCAGGGCAGAGCGAAGACAGAGAGCCGAGCGAAACTGGCTTTGCGGCGCAGACGGCCGAAGCCCTGCCGCCTTCTTCGTTGACCGAAGAGGAAGCGCCCGGCCCTGCCGAGGAAGCGCCTGGTTCCGGCGAAATCGACGCCGTCACCGCCGAGGAGGACGTTGCAGCCGAGGAGGACTTTACTGCCGAGGAGGACGTCGAGGCCGAAACGGACGTCGAAGCTCCGGCAGCCTATCCGCCCTTCCATCTGCCGGAAGATGCCGAAGCCGATCTTCCGGATGAGACTGCGCTCTCGGACGTCTCCGATGCCAGCCCTTCCCCGTCGGAGGAAGACGACCTGCCCGACGACCTGACGCAAGGTGCCGTCGAAACCGCAGAGGAAGACGAAGAACAGGACGCGGACGAAGAGACGGATCCGACCGCGCCCGCTGATGCGCCGCGCCATGCAGAGCCTTTGGTGGAAAAGCCTGCCCTGCGCATCGTCACATCGCCGGGGCGTCGCCATTCCGACAAGGTGGTGCGCCTCGAGGAACGCCGCAACCAGCAGATCGATCAGCTTTCGCCGTCGGAACAGGCCAATTTCCGCGAGATCGCCCGCCGGCTCGATGCGTTCCGGCAGGGCCTCGACGCCACGCCCGCCGATAAGGTTGCCGATAAGGCCGCCGCCGAGGCCGCCGCAGACCAGGACACCGGCCGCCCGGCAAATGCCGATCGCGATGATGCCGTGCCCGCTGATGGGACGGCAGAGGAAATGACGAGGGCGGCTGGCGCGGCAGACGAGCCGGACAGCGCCGGCGAAGCCGTGACGCCCGCCGTGGTCGACGAGGCCGATGCAACCCCCGCACACGCCGCGGAGGCAGGCGGCGAGATGGGCGGCGAGACAGGCGAGGAAGCGGCCGGCGAGACCGGCGAGGAAGCGGGCAAGGAGGACACGGGCAAGGAGGACACGGGCGGTGAGGCGGACGAGCCTTTCTCGATCGAGCAAGCCTATGCCGAAGCCATCCCGCTTCGGCCGCGGCCGCAGCTCTCGCCCCATAACATCGACCAGATGCCCGTGGCGCTTCTGGTGCATGCCGGCGATCGGCTGATGCACGCCAATCCGGAATTCCTGCGGCTGACCGGTTATGACACGCTCGACGCCCTGGTGGCGGTCGGCGGGCTCGATGCCCTGCTGCAGCGGCAGGATCTGGAAGACAAAACGGCCAATGCCGGCGGCATGGTGCTGGTGCGAGCCGACGATGCCGTCATTCCCGTGACGGCGCGGCTGCAATCGGTTCGCTGGGACGGCGCGACCGCCCTGATCCTGGCACTGATGCCGGCCGGAGACCCGCCTTCGGAGGACAGCGAGCCGCCCTTCGATGTCGAGGCGGCCGAGAAGCACAAGGCACAGCAGGCCGACGAGGTTTCGCGGCTGATGGTCGAGGTGGATGAGCTGAGGGCCATTCTGGACACGGCGACCGATGGCGTTGTCATTCTCGGTTCGGATGGCGATATCCGCTCGATGAACCGTGCCGCGAGCGCCCTGTTCAACTATGATAGCGACGAGACGACCGGAAAACCCTTCGTCATGCTGTTTGCGCATGAGAGCCAGAAGCTGGTGATGGACTATCTGGCAAGCCTGACCGGCCATGGCGTCGCCAGCCTGTTGAACGATGGGCGCGACGTGATCGGCCGCGAGGCCTCGGGTGGTTTCGTGCCGCTGTTCATGACGATCGGCCATCTCACCTCGTCGAGCGGCTATTGCGCGGTGATCCGCGACATCACCCAGTGGAAGCGGACCGAAGAGGAGCTGCGCAGTGCCAAGCGCGCCGCCGAGACGGCGAGCGCCCACAAGACGGAATTCCTGGCGCATGTGAGCCACGAGATCCGCACCCCGCTCAACGCCATCATCGGCTTTGCCGATATGATGGCGACCGAACGGCTTGGCCCTGTCGGCCATCCCCGTTACGTCGAATATGCCAATGATATCGGCCGCTCGGGGCGGCATGTTCTGGATATCGTCAACGACCTGCTCGATATTTCGAAGATCGAAGCCGGCGAGATGGATCTCGATTTTGCCTCTGTCGGGCTGAACGAAACCGTGGCGGAGGCCGTGTCTCTGGTGCAGCCGCAGGCCAATGGCCAGCGCGTCATCATCCGCACGGCCCTGTCGCAATCCGTGCCCCCGGTCGTGGCCGATCTCCGGTCGATCAAGCAGATCGTCCTCAATATCCTTTCCAATGCCATCCGTTTCACGCCGTCGGGCGGCCAGATCGTCGTCTCCACCGCCTATGAAGCCAATGGCAGCGTGGTACTGCGGGTCCGCGATACGGGCATTGGGATGACGCGGGCGGAGCTGGATATGGCGATGAAGCCCTTCCGGCAGGTGGCGGGCGCCGGGCGCAAACGCGGTGACGGCACCGGCCTCGGCCTGCCGCTGACCAAGGCCATGGTGGATGCCAATCGGGCGACGTTCTCCATCCACTCGGCCCCGAACGAGGGAACGCTGGTGGAGATCACCTTTCCCTCGCCCCGCGTGCTTGCAAACTGA
- a CDS encoding phasin: protein MAYRTDDVFSFSAFDPARMSDGLREFAEKGAAQSRDAFAKMKTAAEEASKTMEATMQTAQAGTVELGLKAIDAMRINADLSLSHMEALLGVKSVAELIELQTGFVRKQAETTVEQAKAMQEAARKVAEDVSKPGREAAEKAMTTFKPA, encoded by the coding sequence ATGGCATACAGAACTGACGACGTATTCTCGTTCTCCGCTTTCGATCCGGCGCGGATGTCCGACGGCCTGCGTGAATTTGCCGAAAAGGGCGCTGCCCAGTCGCGCGATGCTTTCGCCAAGATGAAGACGGCGGCTGAAGAAGCCTCCAAGACCATGGAAGCCACGATGCAGACGGCCCAGGCCGGCACCGTCGAGCTCGGCCTCAAGGCCATCGACGCCATGCGCATCAATGCCGATCTGTCGCTGTCGCACATGGAAGCCCTGCTCGGCGTGAAGTCGGTGGCGGAACTGATCGAACTGCAGACGGGCTTCGTGCGCAAGCAGGCCGAGACCACGGTCGAGCAGGCCAAGGCTATGCAGGAAGCTGCGCGCAAGGTTGCAGAAGACGTCTCCAAGCCGGGCCGCGAAGCTGCCGAAAAGGCAATGACCACCTTCAAACCTGCCTGA
- a CDS encoding bifunctional aminoglycoside phosphotransferase/ATP-binding protein: MIVDDQRDTRDFLARSANLGQSGPVTLIETHISLIALAGSRAFKMKRAVKLPYVDFSTPDLRLAACEAELLMNSATAPGLYLRVRRIVRATDGQLCLDGEGELVDALVEMVRFDQDLLFDRMAGAGKLTPALMTQTARMIARAHHQAPVIADQDGANRVRAVLAINRAGFATSDVFTADEADRLTAGFETELERLASLLDRRAALGRVRRCHGDLHLRNICLLGGEPRLFDCIEFNASLATTDVLYDLAFLLMDLWHRGFPFLANLVMNRYFDDAGGESDLKDSGLRLLPFFLALRASVRAHVVATQVSEAAQRSPDLVAEARSYFRLAESLFQPRPARLVAIGGLSGSGKSTLADHLAPEIGLPPGARLLESDRLRKALFGVPAETRLPQAAYRAEISAKVYEGMAERAATLLSQGVSVVADAVFDRPEDRSRMRAAADTATATATTTAGAQFTGIWLDADAALLRSRVDKRAPGVSDATLDVLARQLERRPDVTDWQTISADQPLEALVSAALRA, from the coding sequence ATGATCGTGGATGATCAACGAGACACACGCGATTTTCTTGCCCGGTCGGCCAATCTCGGTCAGTCTGGCCCCGTCACCCTTATCGAGACGCATATCTCGCTCATCGCTCTGGCCGGTTCGCGGGCCTTCAAGATGAAGCGGGCGGTGAAGCTGCCTTATGTCGATTTCTCCACGCCTGATCTTCGCCTTGCGGCCTGCGAGGCGGAGCTTTTGATGAATTCGGCGACGGCGCCCGGCCTCTATCTCCGGGTGCGCCGGATCGTCCGCGCGACCGACGGCCAGCTCTGCCTGGATGGCGAGGGAGAGCTTGTCGATGCGCTGGTGGAAATGGTGCGGTTCGATCAGGATCTTCTGTTCGACCGCATGGCCGGTGCGGGGAAACTGACCCCGGCGCTGATGACGCAGACGGCCAGAATGATTGCCCGCGCCCATCATCAGGCACCCGTCATCGCCGATCAGGATGGCGCAAACCGGGTGAGGGCGGTTCTGGCGATCAACCGCGCCGGCTTTGCCACAAGCGACGTCTTCACCGCCGACGAGGCGGATCGGCTGACGGCCGGCTTCGAGACCGAGCTGGAGCGGCTTGCCAGTCTTCTCGACCGGCGCGCCGCCCTCGGACGCGTCCGGCGATGTCACGGCGACCTGCATCTGCGCAATATCTGCCTTCTGGGAGGCGAGCCGCGGCTCTTCGATTGCATCGAGTTCAATGCCAGTCTCGCGACCACCGATGTGCTGTACGATCTGGCCTTCCTGCTCATGGATCTCTGGCATCGCGGGTTTCCCTTCCTCGCCAATCTGGTGATGAACCGCTATTTCGACGATGCCGGGGGCGAGAGCGACCTGAAAGACAGTGGACTCCGTCTGCTTCCCTTCTTCCTGGCATTGCGTGCCTCGGTGCGCGCTCATGTCGTGGCCACGCAGGTGAGCGAGGCTGCGCAGCGCTCGCCGGATCTGGTGGCGGAAGCGCGCTCCTATTTCCGCCTGGCGGAAAGCCTGTTCCAGCCACGGCCCGCGCGGCTGGTGGCGATCGGCGGTCTCAGCGGTTCGGGCAAGAGCACGCTGGCGGATCATCTGGCGCCGGAAATCGGTCTGCCGCCCGGTGCCCGGCTTCTGGAAAGCGACCGGCTGCGCAAGGCTCTTTTCGGTGTGCCGGCGGAAACGCGCCTGCCGCAGGCCGCCTATCGCGCCGAGATTTCCGCAAAGGTCTATGAGGGCATGGCCGAGCGCGCCGCAACGCTTCTGTCGCAGGGCGTCTCGGTAGTGGCCGATGCGGTGTTCGACAGACCGGAGGATCGCAGCCGCATGCGCGCCGCCGCCGACACTGCCACTGCCACTGCCACTACCACTGCCGGGGCGCAGTTTACCGGGATCTGGCTGGATGCGGATGCGGCGCTCCTGCGCAGCCGGGTCGACAAGCGAGCGCCGGGGGTCTCCGATGCCACGCTCGATGTGCTGGCCAGGCAGCTGGAGCGCCGGCCGGATGTCACTGACTGGCAAACGATATCTGCCGACCAGCCGCTCGAGGCGCTCGTCTCGGCCGCATTGCGCGCCTGA